A stretch of the Streptococcus oralis genome encodes the following:
- the truA gene encoding tRNA pseudouridine(38-40) synthase TruA, with protein sequence MTRYKATISYDGFAFAGFQRQPHARSVQEEIEKTLTRLNKGQAITVHGAGRTDSGVHALGQVIHFDLPYQMDEEKLRFALDTQSPEDIDVISIEIVADDFHCRYAKHSKTYEFIVDRGRPKNPMRRHYATHFPYPLDVERMQEAVKKLEGTHDFTGFTASGTSVEDKVRTITEASLSVDETGQFLTFTFSGNGFLYKQIRNMVGTLLKIGNNRMPVEQIDLILEKKDRQLAGPTAAPNGLYLKEIRYEE encoded by the coding sequence ATGACAAGATATAAAGCAACTATTTCTTATGATGGTTTTGCCTTTGCCGGTTTTCAGCGCCAGCCTCATGCGCGGAGCGTTCAAGAGGAAATCGAAAAAACCTTAACGAGACTCAATAAGGGGCAAGCCATCACTGTTCACGGTGCTGGTAGGACGGATAGTGGGGTCCATGCTCTGGGACAGGTCATTCATTTTGATCTGCCCTATCAGATGGATGAGGAAAAACTCCGTTTTGCTCTGGATACCCAATCTCCAGAAGATATCGATGTGATTTCGATTGAGATTGTGGCGGATGATTTTCATTGCCGTTATGCCAAGCACAGCAAGACCTATGAGTTTATAGTAGATAGGGGACGTCCTAAAAATCCGATGCGCCGTCACTATGCTACTCACTTTCCCTATCCCCTCGATGTGGAGCGGATGCAGGAGGCTGTCAAGAAATTAGAAGGAACCCATGATTTCACAGGGTTTACAGCATCTGGAACCAGTGTAGAGGACAAGGTTCGGACCATTACAGAAGCCAGTCTTAGTGTTGATGAGACAGGGCAGTTTTTGACCTTTACCTTTTCAGGGAATGGTTTCTTGTATAAGCAGATTCGCAATATGGTGGGGACGCTACTCAAAATCGGAAATAATCGAATGCCAGTTGAGCAGATTGACTTGATTTTGGAGAAGAAGGACAGGCAGCTAGCAGGTCCAACAGCAGCACCGAATGGCTTGTATTTAAAGGAGATTCGTTATGAAGAATAA
- a CDS encoding MFS transporter: MKQYLERASILALSLVLITSFSISSALPAMFDYYQGYPKEQIELLVSLPSFGIMIMLVLNGFLERLFPERLQISLGLLILSIGGTAPFWYQEYNFVFAMRILFGLGVGMINAKAISIISERYHGKTRIQMLGLRGSAEVVGASILTLVVGQLLSLGWTVTFLAYSAGFLVLILYLLFVPYGKEKKETKKKETETTRLTGKMKGLIFLLAVEAAVVVCTNTAITIRIPSLMVERGLGDAQLSSLVLSIMQLIGILAGVSFSFFISLFKERLLLWSGITFGLGQIVIALSPSLGVMVVGSVVAGFSYSVALTTVFQLLSERIPAKLLNQATSFAVLGCSFGAFTTPFILGAIGLVTQNGMLVFNILGCWLIVTSVFVMYALQKKA; encoded by the coding sequence ATGAAACAATATTTAGAACGGGCTAGTATTTTGGCCCTCTCCCTCGTTTTGATTACCTCCTTCTCCATCTCAAGTGCTCTGCCAGCCATGTTTGACTACTATCAAGGCTACCCAAAAGAACAAATCGAGCTCCTGGTCAGTCTTCCTTCTTTTGGAATCATGATTATGCTGGTTTTAAATGGGTTTTTGGAGCGGTTATTTCCTGAGCGTCTTCAGATTAGTCTAGGGCTTCTCATCCTCTCTATAGGAGGAACAGCCCCCTTCTGGTATCAGGAGTACAACTTTGTCTTTGCGATGCGGATTTTATTTGGCTTGGGTGTTGGGATGATCAATGCCAAGGCCATTTCCATCATCAGCGAACGCTATCATGGAAAGACACGGATCCAGATGTTGGGGCTTCGCGGATCAGCAGAAGTTGTCGGGGCGTCGATTTTGACTCTAGTGGTCGGTCAACTCTTATCCTTGGGATGGACAGTGACCTTCTTGGCCTACAGTGCGGGATTTTTAGTATTGATTCTTTATCTGCTCTTTGTCCCTTATGGGAAAGAAAAGAAAGAAACAAAGAAAAAAGAGACCGAAACGACTCGTTTGACAGGAAAGATGAAAGGATTAATTTTTCTATTGGCTGTCGAAGCAGCAGTTGTTGTCTGCACCAACACAGCTATCACCATTCGTATTCCTAGTCTGATGGTGGAAAGAGGTCTAGGGGATGCCCAGTTATCGAGCTTGGTCTTAAGTATTATGCAGTTGATTGGTATCTTGGCAGGTGTGAGTTTTTCTTTCTTTATCTCTCTATTTAAAGAAAGATTGCTCCTTTGGTCAGGTATCACCTTTGGATTGGGGCAGATTGTGATTGCCTTGTCTCCGTCATTGGGTGTGATGGTAGTTGGAAGTGTTGTGGCAGGTTTTTCCTACAGTGTGGCCTTGACCACTGTCTTTCAGCTTCTTTCTGAAAGAATCCCAGCCAAGCTCCTTAATCAGGCAACATCTTTTGCAGTGCTAGGATGCAGCTTTGGAGCCTTTACGACACCTTTCATTCTTGGGGCGATTGGCTTGGTGACTCAAAACGGTATGTTGGTCTTCAACATTCTAGGATGTTGGTTGATTGTCACTTCTGTCTTTGTTATGTATGCACTTCAAAAGAAAGCTTAG
- a CDS encoding Pr6Pr family membrane protein, protein MKLNYKFIFYSRVLLFLAAFTGVYLEITKHGGFGMLLYYTVLSNLLVTIFTGYLLRVMSRSGENWQSPTLLRLKGGVTMSIMITCVIYHFMLAPIATDFYRVENFLCHYIVPLWFLADTLFFDKRSQYKIWDPVLWTILPLVYMIFALFNGLVLKLNIPNSKDNPFPYFFLNVNKGWDVVIKWCLIIFAVYMVAGFIFYLIKQIKRK, encoded by the coding sequence ATGAAACTGAATTATAAATTTATCTTTTATAGTCGTGTGCTCTTGTTCTTAGCGGCATTTACAGGAGTTTATTTAGAAATTACCAAGCACGGTGGCTTTGGTATGCTCCTTTACTACACAGTGTTGTCCAATCTTTTGGTAACGATTTTCACGGGCTATCTGCTCCGTGTGATGAGCCGTTCAGGTGAAAATTGGCAAAGTCCGACCTTGCTTCGTCTCAAGGGTGGCGTTACCATGAGTATCATGATTACCTGTGTGATTTACCATTTTATGCTTGCTCCGATTGCGACAGACTTTTACCGTGTGGAAAATTTCCTTTGCCACTATATCGTTCCACTCTGGTTTTTAGCCGATACCCTCTTCTTCGATAAACGGAGTCAATACAAGATCTGGGATCCAGTCTTATGGACCATCTTACCCTTGGTTTATATGATTTTTGCCTTGTTTAACGGCTTGGTCTTAAAACTCAATATTCCGAATTCCAAGGACAATCCCTTCCCTTATTTCTTTTTAAATGTGAACAAGGGTTGGGACGTGGTTATCAAATGGTGTTTGATCATTTTTGCGGTGTATATGGTTGCAGGCTTCATCTTCTATCTGATCAAGCAAATCAAGCGAAAATAG
- a CDS encoding zinc ribbon domain-containing protein YjdM yields MNNLPNCPKCNSEYVYEDGSLLVCPECAYEWNPAEVAEVEEGIVAIDANGNKLADGDTVSLIKDLKVKGAPKDLKQGTRVKNIRIVEGDHNIDCKIDGFGAMKLKSEFVKKI; encoded by the coding sequence ATGAACAACTTACCAAATTGCCCAAAATGTAATTCAGAATATGTCTACGAAGACGGAAGTCTCTTGGTCTGCCCAGAGTGTGCCTATGAATGGAACCCTGCAGAAGTTGCAGAAGTAGAAGAAGGTATTGTTGCTATCGATGCCAATGGAAATAAATTGGCTGACGGCGATACTGTAAGCCTTATCAAAGACTTGAAAGTAAAAGGTGCGCCAAAGGATTTGAAACAAGGAACTCGCGTTAAAAATATCCGTATCGTAGAAGGTGACCACAACATCGACTGTAAGATTGATGGTTTTGGAGCTATGAAACTCAAGTCAGAATTTGTTAAGAAAATCTAG
- a CDS encoding Dps family protein gives MVELKKEAVKDVTTLSKTAPVALAKTKEVLNQAVADLYVAHIALHQVHWYMRGRGFLVWHPKMDEYMDSLDGYLDEISERLITLGGKPYSTLTEFLQHSEIEEEEGEFRNVEESLERVLAIYRYLITLFQKALDVTDEEGDDVTNDIFVGAKAELEKTVWMLAAELGQAPGL, from the coding sequence ATGGTTGAATTGAAAAAAGAAGCAGTAAAAGACGTTACAACATTATCTAAAACAGCGCCAGTAGCATTGGCAAAAACAAAGGAAGTATTGAACCAAGCAGTAGCAGACTTGTATGTGGCTCACATTGCCCTTCACCAAGTACACTGGTATATGCGTGGTCGTGGTTTCCTCGTATGGCATCCAAAAATGGATGAATACATGGACAGCCTTGATGGCTATCTTGACGAAATCAGCGAACGTTTGATCACCCTTGGCGGCAAACCTTACTCAACTTTGACAGAGTTCCTTCAACACAGTGAAATCGAAGAAGAAGAAGGAGAATTCCGTAACGTTGAAGAAAGCTTGGAACGTGTTCTAGCGATTTATCGCTACCTCATCACTCTTTTCCAAAAAGCTTTGGATGTGACTGATGAAGAAGGCGATGATGTTACAAACGATATCTTTGTTGGTGCTAAGGCTGAACTTGAGAAAACAGTTTGGATGCTTGCAGCAGAACTTGGACAAGCTCCTGGTTTGTAA
- the tpiA gene encoding triose-phosphate isomerase, protein MSRKPFIAGNWKMNKNPEEAKAFVEAVASKLPSSDLVEAGIAAPAVDLTAVLAAAKGSNLKVAAQNCYFENAGAFTGETSPQVLKEIGTDYVVIGHSERRDYFHETNEDINKKAKAIFANGMLPIICCGESLETYEAGKAAEFVGAQVSAALAGLTAEQVAASVIAYEPIWAIGTGKSASQDDAQKMCKVVRDVVAADFGQEVADKVRVQYGGSVKPENVASYMACPDVDGALVGGASLEAESFLALLDFVK, encoded by the coding sequence ATGTCACGTAAACCATTTATCGCTGGTAACTGGAAAATGAACAAAAATCCAGAAGAAGCAAAAGCATTCGTTGAAGCCGTTGCATCAAAACTTCCTTCATCAGACCTTGTTGAAGCAGGTATCGCAGCTCCAGCAGTTGATTTGACAGCTGTTCTTGCTGCTGCTAAAGGTTCAAACCTTAAAGTTGCTGCTCAAAACTGCTACTTTGAAAATGCAGGTGCTTTCACTGGTGAAACTAGCCCACAAGTTTTGAAAGAAATCGGTACTGACTACGTTGTTATCGGTCACTCAGAACGTCGTGACTACTTCCATGAAACTAACGAAGATATCAACAAAAAAGCAAAAGCAATCTTTGCAAACGGTATGCTTCCAATCATCTGTTGTGGTGAGTCACTTGAAACTTACGAAGCTGGTAAAGCTGCTGAGTTTGTAGGTGCTCAAGTATCTGCTGCATTGGCTGGATTGACAGCAGAACAAGTTGCTGCATCAGTTATTGCTTATGAGCCAATCTGGGCTATCGGTACTGGTAAATCAGCTTCACAAGACGATGCACAAAAAATGTGTAAAGTCGTTCGTGATGTTGTAGCTGCTGACTTTGGTCAAGAAGTTGCGGACAAAGTTCGTGTTCAATACGGTGGTTCAGTTAAACCTGAGAACGTTGCTTCATACATGGCTTGCCCAGACGTTGACGGTGCCCTTGTTGGTGGTGCGTCACTTGAAGCTGAAAGCTTCTTGGCATTGCTTGACTTTGTAAAATAA
- a CDS encoding DnaD domain-containing protein — protein sequence MTYFDAFKSGNLVLPSALLLHFKELFPSSEDFLVWQFFYLQNTTALGDVSPSQIAEIIGKEVADVNQSISNLTENGLLQYRTIELNGEIELIFDASLAFERLDSLLDNQTPATTAPNPQNQLKDLVETFQQELGRLLTPFEIEDLSKTVKEDGVKADLIKEALREAVLNGKPNWKYIQAILRNWRHEGIQSVAQVEAKRAEREANNPKQVQASADFLDAMNLWQD from the coding sequence ATGACATATTTTGACGCTTTTAAATCAGGGAACTTGGTTTTGCCAAGTGCCCTGCTCTTGCATTTTAAGGAACTCTTTCCTTCCAGCGAAGATTTTCTGGTCTGGCAATTTTTCTATTTACAAAATACCACAGCCCTAGGAGATGTTTCGCCTAGTCAGATTGCTGAAATCATTGGGAAAGAGGTGGCAGATGTCAACCAATCTATTTCGAATTTGACTGAAAATGGTTTGCTACAATATCGGACCATTGAACTAAATGGGGAAATTGAGCTGATTTTTGATGCTAGTTTGGCTTTTGAACGCTTGGATAGCTTGCTAGACAACCAAACTCCAGCTACAACTGCCCCAAATCCGCAGAATCAGTTGAAGGATCTGGTTGAAACTTTTCAGCAGGAATTGGGACGCTTATTAACACCATTTGAAATCGAGGATCTTTCTAAGACTGTCAAAGAAGATGGAGTTAAGGCGGATTTGATCAAGGAGGCTCTTCGAGAGGCCGTTCTCAATGGCAAGCCAAACTGGAAATATATTCAGGCAATCCTACGAAACTGGCGTCATGAAGGTATCCAGTCTGTGGCACAGGTAGAGGCCAAACGAGCAGAGCGAGAAGCCAACAATCCCAAACAAGTTCAGGCTTCGGCTGATTTCCTCGATGCCATGAATTTGTGGCAAGATTAG
- the metA gene encoding homoserine O-acetyltransferase MetA: MPIRIDKKLPAVEILRTENIFVMDDQRAAHQDIRPLKILILNLMPQKMVTETQLLRHLANTPLQLDIDFLYMETHRSKTTRAEHMETFYKTFPEVKDDFFDGMIITGAPVEHLPFEEVDYWEEFKQVIEWSKTHVFSTLHICWGAQAGLYVRYGVEKHQMDRKLSGIYPQDTLKEGHLLFRGFDDRYVAPHSRHTEILKEEILNKTNLEILSEGPEVGVSILASRDLREIYSFGHLEYDRDTLAREYFRDYEAGLEPHIPENYFKNDDVNETPCLCWSSSAALFFSNWVNYAVYQETPFDWRKVEDDAAAFGYL; this comes from the coding sequence ATGCCGATTCGAATTGATAAGAAATTACCAGCTGTGGAGATTTTAAGGACAGAAAATATCTTTGTTATGGATGACCAAAGGGCCGCTCATCAGGATATTCGCCCCTTAAAGATTTTGATTTTAAATCTCATGCCTCAAAAGATGGTAACAGAAACGCAACTCTTGCGACATTTGGCTAATACCCCTTTGCAATTAGATATTGATTTCTTATATATGGAAACACATCGTTCCAAGACAACCCGGGCTGAACATATGGAAACCTTCTATAAGACCTTTCCAGAGGTCAAGGATGACTTTTTTGATGGAATGATTATCACAGGAGCACCAGTGGAGCATTTGCCTTTTGAGGAGGTAGATTACTGGGAAGAATTCAAGCAGGTCATCGAATGGTCCAAGACGCATGTTTTTTCAACCCTCCATATCTGTTGGGGAGCACAAGCAGGTCTTTATGTTCGCTATGGCGTTGAAAAGCACCAGATGGATCGGAAACTATCAGGTATTTACCCACAGGACACCTTGAAAGAAGGGCACCTTCTTTTTAGAGGTTTTGATGATCGCTATGTAGCTCCTCATTCTCGTCATACTGAGATTTTAAAAGAAGAAATCTTAAACAAGACCAATCTGGAGATTCTGTCAGAAGGTCCTGAGGTTGGGGTTTCTATCCTAGCTAGTCGAGATTTGCGTGAGATTTATAGTTTTGGTCATTTGGAGTACGATCGTGACACTTTGGCAAGAGAGTATTTTCGTGATTATGAGGCGGGACTCGAACCTCATATCCCAGAGAACTACTTTAAAAATGATGATGTAAATGAGACGCCCTGTCTCTGTTGGTCTTCATCAGCTGCCCTCTTTTTCAGCAATTGGGTGAACTATGCAGTTTATCAAGAAACCCCTTTTGACTGGAGAAAGGTAGAGGATGATGCGGCTGCATTTGGATATCTATAA
- a CDS encoding adenine phosphoribosyltransferase — MNLKDYIATIENYPKEGITFRDISPLMADGNAYSYAVREIVQYATDKKIDMIVGPEARGFIVGCPVAFELGIGFAPVRKPGKLPREVISADYEKEYGIDTLTMHADAIKPGQRVLIVDDLLATGGTVKATIEMIERLGGVVAGCAFLIELDELKGREKIGDYDYKVLMHY, encoded by the coding sequence ATGAATTTAAAAGATTATATCGCAACGATTGAAAATTATCCTAAGGAAGGTATTACCTTCCGTGATATTAGCCCTTTGATGGCAGATGGAAACGCTTATAGCTACGCTGTTCGTGAAATCGTTCAGTATGCAACAGACAAGAAGATCGACATGATTGTGGGTCCAGAGGCTCGTGGATTTATTGTTGGTTGCCCAGTTGCTTTTGAGTTGGGAATTGGTTTTGCACCTGTTCGTAAGCCAGGAAAATTGCCACGTGAAGTCATTTCTGCTGATTATGAGAAAGAGTACGGTATTGATACCTTGACCATGCATGCTGATGCGATTAAGCCAGGTCAACGTGTTCTCATCGTAGATGATCTCTTGGCAACAGGTGGAACTGTCAAGGCAACGATTGAGATGATTGAAAGACTTGGTGGAGTTGTAGCCGGTTGTGCTTTCTTGATTGAGTTGGATGAGCTTAAAGGCCGTGAAAAAATCGGAGACTACGATTACAAGGTACTTATGCATTATTAA
- the rplA gene encoding 50S ribosomal protein L1: MAKKSKQLRAALEKIDSTKAYSVEEAVALAKETNFAKFDATVEVAYNLNIDVKKADQQIRGAMVLPNGTGKTSRVLVFARGAKAEEAKAAGADFVGEDDLVAKINDGWLDFDVVIATPDMMALVGRLGRVLGPRNLMPNPKTGTVTMDVAKAVEESKGGKITYRADRAGNVQAIIGKVSFEAEKLVENFKAFNETIQKAKPATAKGTYVTNLTITTTQGVGIKVDVNSL; the protein is encoded by the coding sequence ATGGCTAAAAAAAGCAAACAACTTCGTGCTGCTCTTGAGAAAATCGACAGCACAAAAGCATACAGTGTAGAAGAAGCTGTAGCACTTGCAAAAGAAACTAACTTTGCAAAATTTGACGCAACTGTAGAAGTTGCTTACAACTTGAACATCGACGTTAAAAAAGCTGACCAACAAATCCGTGGCGCAATGGTATTGCCAAACGGTACAGGTAAAACTTCACGCGTTCTTGTTTTCGCACGTGGTGCAAAAGCTGAAGAAGCAAAAGCTGCTGGTGCAGACTTTGTTGGTGAAGATGACCTTGTTGCAAAAATCAACGACGGTTGGTTGGACTTCGACGTAGTTATCGCTACACCTGACATGATGGCTCTTGTTGGACGTCTTGGACGTGTCCTTGGACCACGTAACTTGATGCCAAACCCTAAAACTGGTACTGTAACAATGGATGTTGCTAAAGCAGTTGAAGAGTCTAAAGGTGGTAAAATTACTTACCGTGCAGACCGTGCAGGTAACGTTCAAGCAATCATCGGTAAAGTATCATTTGAAGCTGAAAAATTGGTTGAAAACTTCAAAGCTTTCAACGAAACAATCCAAAAAGCAAAACCAGCTACAGCTAAAGGAACTTACGTAACAAACTTGACTATCACAACTACTCAAGGTGTTGGTATCAAGGTTGACGTAAACTCACTTTAA
- the rplK gene encoding 50S ribosomal protein L11, with protein sequence MAKKVEKLVKLQIPAGKATPAPPVGPALGQAGINIMGFTKEFNARTADQAGMIIPVVISVYEDKSFTFVTKTPPAAVLLKKAAGVEKGSGTPNKTKVATVTRAQVQEIAETKMPDLNAANIESAMRMIEGTARSMGFTVVD encoded by the coding sequence ATGGCTAAAAAAGTCGAAAAACTTGTAAAATTGCAAATCCCTGCTGGTAAAGCTACACCAGCTCCACCAGTTGGACCTGCTCTTGGTCAAGCTGGTATCAACATCATGGGATTCACAAAAGAGTTCAACGCTCGTACAGCTGACCAAGCTGGTATGATCATTCCAGTTGTTATCTCAGTATACGAAGACAAATCATTTACTTTCGTTACAAAAACACCACCAGCTGCTGTTCTTTTGAAAAAAGCTGCAGGTGTTGAAAAAGGATCAGGTACACCTAACAAAACTAAAGTTGCTACAGTTACTCGTGCACAAGTACAAGAAATTGCAGAAACTAAGATGCCAGATTTGAACGCAGCAAACATTGAGTCTGCAATGCGTATGATCGAAGGTACTGCTCGTTCTATGGGATTCACTGTTGTTGACTAA
- the ldcB gene encoding LD-carboxypeptidase LdcB/DacB, whose translation MKKSYIVLSGLLAVTLAACSQEKPKNEENTQKTEQTSQPEGTVGNKSQASSQKKAEVVNKGDYYSIQGKYDEIVIANKHYPLSKDYNPGENPTAKAELLKLIAAMQAAGYPISDHYSGFRSYETQTKLYQDYVNQDGKEAADRYSARPGYSEHQTGLAFDLIGTNGELVTEGKAAQWLLDHAADYGFVVRYLKGKEKETGYMAEEWHLRYVGKEAKEIAASGLSLEEYYGFEGGDYVD comes from the coding sequence ATGAAAAAAAGCTACATCGTTTTATCTGGTTTGCTGGCAGTAACCCTAGCAGCATGTTCTCAAGAAAAACCTAAAAATGAAGAAAATACTCAAAAAACGGAACAAACTAGTCAACCTGAAGGAACTGTAGGGAACAAATCCCAAGCCTCTAGTCAGAAGAAGGCAGAAGTTGTCAATAAGGGAGACTATTATAGTATTCAAGGGAAGTACGATGAAATCGTCATAGCTAATAAGCACTATCCTTTGTCAAAAGACTATAATCCAGGAGAAAATCCAACAGCTAAAGCAGAGTTGCTGAAGCTCATTGCAGCAATGCAAGCAGCTGGCTACCCAATCAGTGATCACTACAGTGGTTTTAGAAGTTATGAAACTCAAACCAAACTTTATCAAGACTATGTGAATCAAGACGGTAAGGAAGCAGCAGATCGCTACTCGGCTCGCCCAGGTTATAGTGAACACCAAACAGGTCTTGCTTTTGATTTGATTGGGACTAATGGAGAATTGGTGACAGAGGGGAAGGCGGCTCAGTGGCTCTTGGATCATGCGGCTGACTATGGCTTTGTTGTTCGCTATCTCAAAGGCAAGGAAAAAGAGACTGGCTATATGGCAGAAGAATGGCATCTTCGCTACGTCGGAAAAGAAGCCAAAGAAATTGCTGCTAGCGGTCTCAGTTTGGAAGAGTACTATGGCTTTGAAGGTGGCGATTACGTCGATTAA
- a CDS encoding HIT family protein, whose product MCLICQRIEWIKAGENPYFVKELETGYVVIGDHQYFKGYTLFLAKEHVTELHHMETSEKLRFLEEMSLVQEAVAKTFKAEKMNIELLGNGDAHAHWHLFPRRSGDMKGHGLNGRGPVWWVPWEEMAAEDCQVKSHELEQMIKALSDELEKYMV is encoded by the coding sequence ATGTGCTTGATTTGTCAAAGAATTGAATGGATCAAGGCAGGGGAAAATCCCTACTTTGTAAAAGAACTAGAAACAGGCTATGTTGTCATTGGAGACCACCAATACTTTAAGGGCTATACCTTATTTTTAGCAAAAGAGCATGTCACAGAACTCCACCATATGGAGACTTCTGAAAAATTGCGTTTTCTAGAGGAAATGAGTTTGGTCCAAGAAGCTGTTGCCAAAACGTTTAAAGCTGAAAAGATGAACATCGAACTTCTAGGAAATGGAGATGCCCATGCTCACTGGCACCTCTTTCCAAGACGGTCAGGTGATATGAAGGGGCATGGGCTTAATGGCCGTGGCCCAGTCTGGTGGGTACCCTGGGAAGAAATGGCGGCAGAAGATTGCCAAGTGAAATCCCATGAGTTGGAACAAATGATTAAAGCCTTATCCGATGAATTAGAGAAGTACATGGTCTAA
- a CDS encoding M42 family metallopeptidase, giving the protein MNQTINYIKELTAIASPTGFTREISDYLVHTLEKLGYQPVRTAKGGVNVTIKGQNDDQHRYVTAHVDTLGAIVRAVKPDGRLKLDRIGGFPWNMIEGENCTVHVASTGKKVSGSILIHQTSCHVYKDAGTAERTQDNMEVRLDEKVTNEKETRALGIEVGDFISFDPRTVVTETGFIKSRHLDDKVSAAILLNLLRVYKEEGIELPVTTHFAFSVFEEVGHGANSNIPAQVVEYLAVDMGAMGDDQQTNEYTVSICVKDASGPYHYDFRQHLVALAKEQDIPFKLDIYPFYGSDASAAMSAGAEVKHALLGAGIESSHSYERTHIDSVVATERMVDAYLKSALVD; this is encoded by the coding sequence ATGAATCAGACTATAAACTATATCAAAGAACTAACCGCTATTGCATCTCCAACAGGCTTTACTCGTGAGATCTCAGACTATCTAGTCCATACTTTAGAGAAACTTGGTTACCAGCCGGTTCGTACAGCTAAGGGCGGTGTCAATGTGACCATTAAAGGTCAAAATGATGACCAACACCGCTATGTGACTGCCCATGTGGATACGCTGGGTGCTATTGTTCGTGCAGTCAAACCAGATGGTCGTCTCAAATTAGATCGTATCGGTGGTTTCCCTTGGAACATGATTGAAGGGGAGAACTGTACGGTTCATGTGGCTAGCACAGGTAAAAAGGTATCTGGGAGCATCCTCATCCACCAGACTTCTTGTCATGTCTACAAGGATGCAGGAACTGCAGAACGTACGCAGGACAATATGGAAGTGCGTTTGGACGAAAAAGTGACCAATGAAAAGGAAACGCGCGCCTTGGGTATTGAGGTCGGTGATTTTATCAGCTTTGATCCACGTACTGTCGTGACAGAGACTGGTTTTATCAAGTCCCGTCACTTGGACGACAAAGTCAGCGCAGCAATTTTGCTCAATCTTCTTCGTGTTTATAAGGAAGAGGGAATTGAGTTGCCAGTAACAACTCATTTTGCCTTTTCAGTCTTTGAAGAGGTTGGTCACGGTGCAAACTCCAATATTCCAGCTCAGGTAGTGGAATATCTAGCTGTGGATATGGGAGCTATGGGCGATGACCAGCAGACGAATGAATATACAGTGTCTATCTGTGTCAAGGACGCTTCAGGTCCCTATCACTATGACTTCCGTCAACATTTAGTGGCTTTGGCAAAGGAGCAAGATATTCCATTTAAGCTCGACATTTATCCATTTTACGGTTCGGATGCTTCAGCGGCTATGTCTGCAGGAGCAGAGGTCAAACATGCCCTCCTTGGAGCTGGTATTGAGTCCAGTCACTCTTACGAACGAACACACATTGATTCAGTAGTGGCGACTGAGCGTATGGTCGACGCTTATCTCAAGAGTGCATTGGTAGACTAA
- a CDS encoding DUF1307 domain-containing protein, with protein MKSYFKASLALVASLVLLLGCSKQASTPVNSSSKEDTTTQSSETKQSTEQSSEKKETTKTHTFVNKNNSGITSTLVYTVEGNNVIMQTAQNVADPEILGATPEDVKSFIEEKYKGYNGLKGVKQTIEIKDGKVVQNLEVDFSVASISELRKALPEEYSGIGNRVSFSNSKKALEKMGFTEKTN; from the coding sequence ATGAAATCATACTTTAAAGCATCACTAGCCCTTGTGGCTTCACTTGTTCTCCTGCTCGGATGTTCCAAACAAGCATCAACACCTGTAAACAGCAGTTCTAAAGAAGACACAACAACTCAGTCAAGCGAGACTAAACAAAGCACTGAACAATCATCTGAAAAGAAAGAAACAACTAAAACACATACCTTTGTAAACAAAAATAATTCTGGAATCACTTCTACCTTGGTTTATACTGTAGAGGGGAACAATGTTATCATGCAAACCGCTCAAAATGTTGCTGATCCTGAAATCCTTGGTGCAACTCCAGAAGATGTCAAGAGTTTTATTGAAGAAAAGTACAAAGGTTATAATGGACTCAAAGGTGTTAAACAAACGATTGAAATCAAAGATGGAAAAGTTGTTCAAAATCTAGAAGTTGACTTCTCAGTTGCAAGCATTAGCGAACTTAGAAAAGCACTTCCTGAAGAATATTCTGGTATCGGCAATCGTGTCAGTTTCTCAAACTCTAAAAAAGCACTGGAAAAAATGGGATTCACAGAAAAGACGAACTAA